In Holophagales bacterium, one DNA window encodes the following:
- a CDS encoding TolC family protein: MSTRSNLRDWRLLVAFAAASALLAAAAAEAAEAADATEPLRLSTAVTQALASHPTLAVSRARLADAQEAIGEARAAHGPVARLLLSGTEYRGVMPVTPIHGFGPGQIPAFDDTLVGATLNLSYTLFDSGARRERLRQATAQLDAGSAALSTAAQTLAARIATAWTGAISRQETLAAQRTRVGAVRAELARVETLLAAGRAPEVERLRAEAALASAEAEEARLATALDSAERDLARLLGLPPEATRVAALAPLRTPDAPTSARETLQSQAVAASPAVAQARAALAAAEAARALARTAYFPDLRATGAVQELAGADLAFSNEWNVGLALSVPLWDGGATDRRVARAGTAIDEARARLAQAELDVREAVDRALAGYADADARSAALGRAEARLVEVARIQKLLLEVGSGTQVDYLAAEAELAGTRAALAEAASAARVARVELARATGEISPAWLAENLESPQ; encoded by the coding sequence ATGAGCACCCGATCGAACCTCCGCGACTGGCGATTGCTCGTCGCGTTCGCGGCGGCCTCGGCGCTGCTCGCCGCCGCCGCCGCCGAGGCCGCCGAGGCCGCCGACGCCACCGAGCCCCTGCGCCTGTCGACCGCGGTGACCCAGGCCCTTGCCAGCCACCCGACGCTCGCCGTCTCGCGTGCCCGTCTCGCGGACGCGCAAGAGGCGATCGGCGAGGCCCGAGCGGCGCACGGACCCGTCGCGCGCCTGCTGCTGAGCGGCACCGAGTACCGCGGCGTCATGCCAGTCACACCGATCCACGGCTTCGGACCCGGCCAGATCCCCGCCTTCGACGACACCCTCGTCGGCGCGACACTGAACCTCAGCTACACCCTCTTCGACTCGGGTGCCCGTCGCGAGCGACTGCGCCAGGCCACGGCCCAGCTCGACGCCGGCTCGGCCGCACTGTCCACCGCCGCGCAGACCCTGGCCGCTCGCATCGCCACCGCCTGGACGGGGGCCATCTCTCGCCAGGAGACGCTCGCGGCCCAGCGGACGAGAGTCGGCGCCGTACGCGCCGAGCTCGCGCGCGTCGAGACGCTCCTCGCCGCGGGCCGCGCTCCCGAGGTCGAACGGCTGCGCGCCGAGGCGGCCCTGGCCTCGGCGGAGGCTGAAGAGGCGCGCCTCGCGACGGCGCTCGACAGCGCCGAACGGGACCTCGCCCGGCTTCTCGGCCTGCCTCCGGAGGCCACCCGGGTCGCCGCCTTGGCGCCGCTTCGCACGCCCGACGCGCCCACCTCGGCGCGCGAGACGCTGCAGAGCCAAGCGGTCGCGGCGAGCCCGGCAGTCGCCCAGGCGCGGGCCGCTCTCGCCGCCGCCGAAGCGGCCCGCGCCCTGGCCCGCACGGCCTATTTCCCGGACCTGCGCGCCACCGGCGCCGTGCAGGAGCTCGCCGGCGCCGACCTCGCCTTCAGCAACGAATGGAACGTCGGCCTCGCGCTCAGCGTGCCGCTCTGGGACGGCGGGGCCACCGACCGCCGGGTGGCTCGCGCCGGCACGGCGATCGACGAGGCGCGCGCCCGCCTGGCCCAGGCGGAGCTCGACGTCCGCGAAGCGGTCGATCGTGCGCTCGCCGGCTACGCCGACGCCGACGCCCGCAGCGCCGCGCTCGGCCGAGCCGAAGCTCGCCTGGTCGAGGTCGCTCGCATCCAGAAGCTGCTCCTCGAGGTCGGCTCGGGGACACAGGTCGACTACCTGGCTGCCGAAGCCGAGCTCGCCGGCACCCGCGCCGCCCTCGCCGAAGCGGCGAGCGCCGCGCGCGTCGCGCGGGTCGAGCTCGCTCGCGCCACGGGCGAGATCTCGCCCGCCTGGCTCGCCGAGAACCTGGAGAGTCCGCAATGA
- a CDS encoding TetR/AcrR family transcriptional regulator, protein MALEPTPRQTEILEQALQLVQAHGLANLTLKKVAERVGFTEAAIYRHFANKEELLFGLIGSLQGRLLGPISAIAADRTLPAAERVERMVRHHVGLLRATQGLPILLMAEGLASGDQRLIERLARVMRAYLGQLTTVLAELEPPVGVAPSRHALLFLGLPAALGMQARANPDLAPGDDEVEELVRFYVNALTSGTHRLEESKR, encoded by the coding sequence TTGGCCCTCGAGCCCACGCCGCGACAGACGGAGATCCTCGAGCAGGCTCTTCAGCTCGTCCAGGCGCACGGGCTCGCCAACCTCACGCTCAAGAAGGTCGCCGAGCGGGTCGGCTTCACCGAGGCGGCGATCTATCGCCACTTCGCGAACAAGGAAGAGCTGCTCTTCGGGTTGATCGGTTCGCTCCAGGGCCGTCTGCTCGGGCCGATCTCGGCGATCGCCGCCGATCGCACCCTCCCGGCAGCCGAGCGAGTCGAGCGCATGGTGCGCCACCACGTCGGTCTCCTGCGAGCCACCCAAGGCCTGCCGATCTTGTTGATGGCCGAAGGGCTCGCCAGCGGTGACCAGCGACTGATCGAGCGCCTCGCCCGGGTGATGCGCGCCTATCTCGGACAGCTGACGACGGTGCTCGCCGAGCTCGAACCGCCGGTCGGCGTCGCGCCGTCGCGGCATGCGCTCCTCTTTCTCGGTCTGCCGGCCGCTCTCGGCATGCAGGCGCGCGCCAACCCCGACCTCGCCCCGGGCGACGACGAGGTCGAGGAGCTCGTCCGCTTCTACGTCAACGCGCTCACCAGCGGAACGCACCGGCTCGAGGAGAGCAAGCGATGA
- a CDS encoding GNAT family N-acetyltransferase, translating to MPNRFPHEAVLRDGRRVVLRPFKQGDTQALYEFFMRLPDDLRRFAWDRIDDRSLIDTWGKHLDYGKVFPLLALDGKRVVADATLHRRSHGPLRLGGRVKWLIDPEYRGQGLGTLLINHFIDTARGNGLKHLNCMLISDLEADAVKVLAELGFSEHRLAGYGTDPDGNPHDMSHMVLAL from the coding sequence ATGCCCAATCGCTTTCCGCACGAGGCCGTGCTGCGCGACGGCCGGCGGGTCGTCCTGCGGCCCTTCAAGCAGGGCGACACGCAGGCCCTTTACGAGTTCTTCATGCGCTTGCCGGACGACCTGCGGCGTTTCGCCTGGGACCGCATCGACGATCGTTCGTTGATCGACACCTGGGGCAAGCACCTCGACTACGGGAAGGTCTTCCCGCTGCTGGCGCTCGACGGCAAGCGCGTCGTGGCCGATGCCACCTTGCATCGGCGCTCGCACGGACCGCTGCGCCTCGGTGGTCGCGTCAAGTGGCTGATCGATCCGGAGTACCGCGGCCAGGGGCTCGGCACGTTGCTGATCAACCACTTCATCGACACGGCGCGGGGCAACGGGTTGAAGCATCTCAACTGCATGCTCATCTCCGACCTCGAGGCCGACGCGGTGAAGGTCCTCGCCGAGCTCGGCTTCAGCGAGCACCGTCTCGCCGGTTACGGCACCGACCCCGACGGCAACCCGCACGACATGAGCCACATGGTGCTGGCGCTCTGA
- a CDS encoding hydrogenase maturation protease: MRALVLGMGSVLMRDDGVGPSALAALAARYELPAEVELLDIGTPGPELAHRIGGYDSLIVFDALRIEAPPGTVRCLTREEILAAPLLNPRLSPHDPGLREALLSADFFGEAPPRVLLVGIVPKDIQLGTDLSAEVADALPAAAQAAADELARQGFPVTVRSEPKALGTWWR, encoded by the coding sequence ATGCGCGCCTTGGTGCTCGGGATGGGCAGCGTGCTGATGCGCGATGACGGCGTGGGGCCATCGGCCCTCGCCGCCCTCGCGGCGCGGTACGAGTTGCCGGCCGAAGTCGAGCTGCTCGACATCGGCACGCCCGGGCCCGAGCTCGCCCACCGAATCGGCGGCTACGACTCTCTGATCGTCTTCGATGCGCTCCGCATCGAGGCGCCGCCGGGCACCGTCCGGTGTCTCACGCGCGAGGAGATCCTCGCCGCCCCCCTCCTCAATCCCCGCCTTTCCCCCCACGATCCCGGTCTGCGCGAGGCGCTGCTCTCGGCCGACTTCTTCGGCGAGGCGCCGCCTCGCGTCCTGCTCGTCGGGATCGTTCCGAAGGACATCCAGCTCGGCACCGACCTCTCTGCCGAGGTCGCCGACGCCCTGCCCGCGGCCGCCCAGGCCGCCGCCGACGAGCTCGCTCGCCAAGGCTTCCCCGTCACCGTTCGTTCCGAGCCAAAGGCGCTCGGCACCTGGTGGCGGTGA
- a CDS encoding nickel-dependent hydrogenase large subunit, with protein MSKRIVVDPITRIEGHLRIDVEVEGGQVRKSWSSGQMWRGIELILEGRDPREAWLFTQRICGVCTTVHAITSVRAVENAIQLEVPLNAQYIRNLILCAHALHDHIVHFYHLSALDWVDVTSALKADPAKASALAESLSPWPHNSTRELEAVKAKLEAIVASGQLGIFTNGYWGHPAMHLPPEVNLLAVSHYLQALDYQRKANKIVTILGSKTPNIQNLAVGGVANAINLDNDATLNMEKLYAIKDTFDEVKAFVEQVYLPDVIAVGSMYPEWLGYGAGVTNYLAVPDLPLDGKGTQFDLPGGVIMGGDLSTYRPITSFNDPLFQAKVEESVAHAWYEGDWQKHPWEEDLPRPKYTDFQDEGKYSWVKAPRFEGKPMQVGPLAQVLVGYASGHELIKKHVDSSVALASSIAKTKIPLSALHSTLGRHLARAIRCAVLAELGLKHWGLLVGNIGKGDLAIWNQPVFPKGEVKGFGFHEAPRGTLSHWVVIRDGRIANYQAVVPSTWNAGPRDAQGQIGPYEASLVGNPVADAERPLEVVRTIHSFDPCLACAIHAFDPEGNETARVKVL; from the coding sequence ATGTCCAAACGCATCGTCGTCGACCCGATCACGCGCATCGAGGGCCATCTGCGCATCGACGTCGAGGTCGAGGGTGGGCAGGTCCGCAAGTCCTGGTCCTCGGGCCAGATGTGGCGCGGCATCGAGCTGATCCTCGAAGGCCGCGACCCGCGCGAAGCCTGGCTGTTCACCCAGCGCATCTGCGGCGTCTGCACCACCGTCCACGCCATCACCTCGGTGCGGGCCGTCGAGAACGCCATTCAGCTCGAAGTGCCGCTCAACGCGCAGTACATCCGCAACCTGATCCTCTGCGCGCACGCCCTGCACGACCACATCGTCCACTTCTACCACCTGTCGGCGCTCGACTGGGTCGACGTCACCTCGGCGCTCAAGGCCGACCCGGCGAAGGCCTCGGCGCTCGCCGAGTCGCTCTCGCCCTGGCCGCACAACAGCACGCGCGAGCTCGAGGCGGTCAAGGCCAAGCTCGAAGCGATCGTCGCCTCCGGCCAGCTCGGCATCTTCACCAACGGCTACTGGGGCCACCCGGCGATGCACCTGCCGCCGGAAGTCAACCTGCTCGCCGTCTCGCACTACCTGCAGGCACTCGACTATCAGCGCAAGGCCAACAAGATCGTCACCATCCTGGGCAGCAAGACGCCGAACATCCAGAACCTCGCCGTCGGCGGGGTGGCCAACGCCATCAACCTGGACAACGACGCGACGCTGAACATGGAGAAGCTCTACGCGATCAAGGACACCTTCGACGAGGTCAAGGCCTTCGTCGAGCAGGTCTACCTGCCCGACGTGATCGCGGTCGGCTCGATGTACCCCGAGTGGCTTGGCTACGGCGCCGGCGTCACGAACTACCTCGCCGTCCCCGATCTGCCGCTCGACGGCAAGGGGACGCAGTTCGATCTGCCCGGCGGCGTCATCATGGGCGGCGACCTGTCGACCTACCGTCCGATCACCAGCTTCAACGACCCGCTCTTCCAGGCCAAGGTCGAGGAGTCGGTGGCGCACGCCTGGTACGAGGGCGACTGGCAGAAGCACCCGTGGGAGGAGGACCTTCCTCGCCCGAAGTACACCGACTTCCAGGACGAGGGCAAGTACTCCTGGGTCAAGGCGCCGCGCTTCGAGGGCAAGCCGATGCAGGTCGGTCCGCTCGCCCAGGTGCTGGTCGGTTACGCCTCCGGCCACGAGCTGATCAAGAAGCACGTCGACTCCTCGGTGGCGCTGGCCTCCTCGATCGCCAAGACCAAGATCCCCCTCTCGGCGCTGCATTCGACGCTCGGACGGCACCTCGCCCGGGCGATCCGCTGCGCCGTGCTCGCCGAGCTCGGCCTCAAGCACTGGGGCCTGCTGGTGGGCAACATCGGCAAGGGCGATCTGGCGATCTGGAACCAGCCCGTCTTCCCCAAGGGCGAGGTCAAGGGCTTCGGCTTCCACGAAGCGCCGCGCGGCACGCTGTCGCACTGGGTGGTCATCCGCGACGGGCGGATCGCCAACTACCAGGCCGTCGTGCCGTCGACCTGGAACGCCGGCCCGCGTGACGCCCAGGGTCAGATCGGCCCGTACGAAGCGTCGCTCGTCGGCAACCCGGTGGCCGACGCCGAGCGTCCGCTCGAGGTCGTGCGCACCATTCACTCGTTCGATCCTTGCCTCGCCTGCGCCATCCACGCCTTCGATCCCGAGGGCAACGAGACGGCCCGGGTGAAGGTGCTCTGA
- the hybB gene encoding Ni/Fe-hydrogenase cytochrome b subunit: MSTHAVVHTPVGGPILTRPFRWLLLVAGIGVAFALWRFTAGIGAVSNLTDGYPWGVWIAFDVVVGTALGCGGYAVALLVYILNKGEYHPLVRPAVLTSLLGYGLAVIAVSIDLGRYWDLWRIPVTYWRWSHSPQLEVALCVALYNLVLLVELSPALWEKWRDGTHAGRREFAVKALRFVDKGGVWIIALGLLLPTMHQSTLGTMMLLPGPRLHPLWFTPWLPFLFLVSCLVMGYGVVACESAFSAKAFGRPRETAMLARLGKVAMWVALFWAVFRLGEVAIAGELGLVASPIGAFFVAEVATHLAAAFLLMSEARRSDPVIQVRAGILLILGGAGYRINTYLVAFNPGNHWRYFPALPELAITFGIVAAELALYIWAVKTFPILAGRSVKNAAARATR, translated from the coding sequence ATGAGCACCCACGCGGTCGTTCACACCCCGGTCGGCGGACCGATCCTCACCCGCCCGTTCCGCTGGCTCCTGCTCGTCGCCGGGATCGGCGTCGCGTTCGCGCTCTGGCGCTTCACCGCCGGCATCGGCGCGGTCAGCAATCTGACCGACGGCTACCCGTGGGGCGTCTGGATCGCCTTCGACGTCGTCGTCGGCACCGCCCTCGGCTGCGGCGGCTACGCCGTCGCCCTGCTCGTCTACATCCTCAACAAGGGCGAGTACCACCCGCTGGTCCGTCCGGCGGTGCTCACCAGCCTGCTCGGCTACGGGCTGGCGGTCATCGCGGTGAGCATCGACCTCGGCCGCTACTGGGATCTCTGGCGGATCCCGGTGACCTACTGGCGGTGGAGCCACTCGCCGCAGCTCGAGGTCGCGCTCTGCGTGGCGCTCTACAACCTCGTCCTGCTCGTCGAGCTCTCGCCGGCGCTGTGGGAGAAGTGGCGCGACGGCACGCACGCCGGACGGCGCGAGTTCGCCGTCAAGGCGCTGCGCTTCGTCGACAAGGGCGGCGTCTGGATCATCGCCCTCGGCCTGCTGCTGCCGACGATGCACCAGTCGACTCTCGGCACGATGATGCTGCTGCCCGGTCCGCGGCTTCACCCACTCTGGTTCACCCCCTGGCTGCCGTTCCTCTTCCTCGTCTCCTGCCTGGTGATGGGCTACGGCGTCGTCGCCTGCGAGTCCGCCTTCTCGGCCAAGGCCTTCGGGCGACCGCGCGAGACGGCGATGCTCGCCCGGCTCGGCAAGGTGGCGATGTGGGTCGCCCTCTTCTGGGCGGTCTTCCGTCTCGGCGAGGTGGCGATCGCCGGCGAGCTCGGCCTCGTCGCCTCGCCGATCGGGGCGTTCTTCGTCGCCGAGGTGGCGACGCATCTCGCCGCGGCGTTCCTTCTGATGTCCGAGGCGCGGCGTTCCGACCCGGTGATCCAGGTCCGGGCCGGAATCCTGCTCATCCTCGGCGGAGCGGGCTACCGCATCAACACCTACCTGGTCGCCTTCAACCCGGGCAACCACTGGCGCTACTTCCCCGCCCTGCCGGAGTTGGCGATCACTTTCGGCATCGTCGCCGCCGAGCTGGCCCTCTACATCTGGGCCGTGAAGACCTTCCCCATCCTCGCCGGCCGCAGCGTGAAGAACGCCGCGGCGCGGGCCACCCGCTAG
- the hybA gene encoding hydrogenase 2 operon protein HybA, with product MAATTDRRSLLKSLAVASTAAAAATAPAAAAREKKVAPPEALGMLYDATRCIGCKTCVVACREANNLEPDTGDEGLWQKPVDLNGRTKNIIKLYKEGERVSYMKAQCMHCVDPACAAACMLHSLSKDPVTGVVGYDVKWCVGCRYCQMACPFNVPKFEFDKAAPKIVKCELCRHRAGDAQLVKVGDFTRYPKGHGSACCEVCPREAVIAGKRDELLAEAKRRIAANPGMYFENRVYGEVEGGGTQVLYLSNVPFDKLGLPSLGPDGVPQTCYTVQEGLYKGFAAPVALYAVLAGVMLRNRRAGGASEEAGK from the coding sequence ATGGCCGCGACCACCGACCGACGATCGTTGCTCAAGTCCCTCGCCGTCGCTTCGACGGCGGCCGCCGCCGCAACGGCGCCCGCCGCCGCCGCGCGCGAGAAGAAGGTCGCCCCGCCCGAGGCGCTCGGCATGCTCTACGATGCCACGCGCTGCATCGGCTGCAAGACCTGCGTGGTGGCCTGTCGTGAAGCCAACAACCTCGAGCCCGACACCGGGGACGAAGGCCTCTGGCAGAAGCCGGTGGACCTCAACGGGCGTACCAAGAACATCATCAAGCTCTACAAGGAAGGCGAGCGGGTCTCCTACATGAAGGCGCAGTGCATGCACTGTGTCGATCCGGCCTGCGCCGCCGCCTGCATGCTGCACTCGCTCTCCAAGGACCCGGTCACCGGCGTGGTCGGCTATGACGTGAAGTGGTGCGTCGGCTGCCGCTACTGCCAGATGGCCTGCCCGTTCAACGTCCCGAAGTTCGAGTTCGACAAGGCCGCCCCGAAGATCGTCAAGTGCGAGCTCTGCCGCCACCGTGCCGGCGACGCCCAGCTCGTCAAGGTCGGCGACTTCACGCGCTATCCCAAGGGACACGGCTCGGCCTGCTGCGAAGTCTGTCCGCGCGAAGCGGTGATCGCCGGCAAGCGCGACGAGCTGCTCGCCGAGGCCAAGCGGCGCATCGCCGCCAACCCCGGCATGTACTTCGAGAACCGCGTCTACGGCGAGGTCGAGGGGGGCGGTACGCAGGTGCTCTACCTCTCCAACGTCCCGTTCGACAAGCTCGGGCTGCCGTCGCTCGGACCCGACGGCGTGCCACAGACCTGCTACACCGTGCAGGAGGGGCTCTACAAGGGCTTCGCCGCGCCGGTGGCTCTCTACGCGGTGCTCGCCGGCGTCATGTTGCGCAACCGGCGCGCTGGCGGAGCGTCCGAGGAGGCGGGCAAATGA
- a CDS encoding hydrogenase small subunit, giving the protein MLPEIPLARSSTGLLDRELRRRDFLRICTIAAAAVGLPLKVAEQFAEAAVAGKKPSVIWLHFQECTGCTESLLRTSHPALEELILDLISLDYHETLLVPSGKLAEECRHAAMEANAGKFVLIVEGAIPTKDGGIYCKIGGQTAIEMLEETAAKAGAIIAIGSCASWGGIPSADPNPTGAKGAHEILKGKTVVTLPGCPANPYNLLGTVLQYATLGTLPELDELNRPKFAYGQTIHEHCPRRAHFDAGRFALAYGDENHRLGHCLYKLGCKGPATHANCSTLHFNEVVGAWPIGIGHPCFGCTEQRIGFRVPLHDTVPIERPTPPDTYPPIHAEQGGISPIATGVAGLVGGAVVGAAWMAAKKLGDDAGEPKA; this is encoded by the coding sequence ATGCTGCCCGAAATCCCGCTCGCCCGATCCTCGACCGGCCTGCTCGACCGCGAGCTCCGCCGACGAGACTTCCTCCGCATCTGCACGATCGCCGCGGCAGCGGTCGGCCTGCCGCTCAAGGTCGCCGAGCAGTTCGCCGAGGCTGCGGTGGCCGGCAAGAAGCCGTCGGTGATCTGGCTGCACTTCCAGGAGTGCACGGGCTGCACCGAGTCGCTCCTCCGGACCTCGCACCCGGCGCTCGAAGAGCTGATCCTCGACCTCATCTCCCTCGACTACCACGAGACGCTGCTCGTCCCCTCGGGCAAGCTGGCCGAAGAGTGCCGGCACGCCGCGATGGAAGCCAATGCCGGCAAGTTCGTGCTGATCGTCGAAGGCGCGATCCCGACCAAGGACGGCGGCATCTACTGCAAGATCGGCGGCCAGACCGCCATCGAGATGCTCGAGGAGACGGCCGCCAAGGCCGGCGCGATCATCGCCATCGGCTCCTGCGCCTCCTGGGGCGGCATCCCCTCCGCCGACCCGAATCCGACTGGCGCGAAGGGCGCCCACGAGATCCTCAAGGGCAAGACGGTCGTCACCCTCCCGGGCTGCCCGGCCAACCCGTACAACCTGCTCGGCACGGTCCTCCAGTACGCCACGCTCGGCACCCTGCCCGAGCTCGACGAGCTCAACCGTCCGAAGTTCGCCTACGGCCAGACGATCCACGAGCACTGCCCGCGGCGCGCCCACTTCGACGCCGGTCGCTTCGCGCTCGCCTACGGTGACGAGAACCACCGCCTCGGCCACTGCCTCTACAAGCTCGGCTGCAAGGGCCCGGCGACGCACGCCAACTGCTCGACACTCCACTTCAACGAAGTCGTCGGCGCCTGGCCGATCGGCATCGGCCACCCCTGCTTCGGCTGCACCGAGCAGCGCATCGGCTTCCGCGTCCCGCTCCACGACACCGTGCCGATCGAGCGACCGACGCCGCCGGACACCTATCCGCCGATCCACGCCGAACAGGGCGGCATTTCGCCGATCGCCACCGGCGTCGCCGGTCTGGTCGGCGGCGCGGTCGTCGGCGCGGCCTGGATGGCCGCCAAGAAGCTCGGCGACGACGCCGGCGAGCCCAAGGCTTGA
- a CDS encoding hydrogenase maturation nickel metallochaperone HypA — MHEYSLIQALLERVDAAARQHGATRVERLRVRVGELAGVERELLASAFELARLGSCCAAAELELVDAPARWECGRCGREIPRGGVLRCGECGAPARLAGGDEIVLERIEMEVP, encoded by the coding sequence ATGCACGAGTACTCGTTGATCCAAGCGCTTCTCGAACGGGTCGACGCCGCGGCGCGGCAGCACGGAGCGACCCGCGTCGAGCGTTTGCGCGTTCGCGTCGGTGAGCTCGCCGGGGTGGAGCGCGAGCTGCTGGCCTCGGCGTTCGAGCTGGCGCGACTCGGCAGCTGCTGTGCCGCGGCCGAGCTCGAGCTGGTCGACGCGCCGGCTCGCTGGGAGTGCGGCCGCTGCGGGCGCGAGATCCCGCGTGGCGGGGTGCTGCGCTGCGGCGAATGCGGTGCGCCGGCACGGCTGGCCGGAGGCGACGAGATCGTGCTCGAACGGATCGAGATGGAGGTTCCCTGA
- the hypB gene encoding hydrogenase nickel incorporation protein HypB — translation MCDTCGCGDPELVSVDLHESILAGNATQAAHNREHFAASGILAVNLMGSPGSGKTALLEATARAMPGHRLAALSGDLATDHDGERLRAAGIPAATITTGSACHLDAKLVHHALHHLDLGGADTLVVENVGNLVCPAIYDLGEAANVVALSVTEGEDKPLKYPVMFRKADLVLLTKVDLLPHLPGFRLDALEDALARTMPQVRMIRLSAVSGEGLPEWIAWLEARRAALPPPTGRAHRHDASHGTAHEHSSHD, via the coding sequence ATGTGCGACACCTGCGGCTGTGGCGATCCGGAGCTCGTCTCCGTCGATCTCCACGAGAGCATCCTCGCCGGCAATGCGACCCAGGCGGCCCACAACCGCGAGCACTTCGCGGCGAGCGGCATCCTGGCGGTCAACCTGATGGGCTCGCCGGGGTCGGGCAAGACGGCGTTGCTCGAAGCGACAGCTCGCGCCATGCCGGGGCATCGCCTGGCGGCGCTCTCCGGTGACCTCGCCACCGACCACGACGGCGAACGTCTGCGCGCCGCCGGCATTCCGGCCGCCACCATCACCACCGGCTCGGCGTGCCACCTCGATGCCAAGCTGGTGCACCACGCGTTGCATCATCTCGATCTCGGCGGCGCCGACACGCTGGTGGTGGAGAACGTCGGCAATCTCGTCTGCCCGGCGATCTACGACCTGGGTGAGGCGGCAAACGTGGTCGCTCTCTCGGTGACCGAGGGCGAGGACAAGCCGTTGAAGTACCCGGTGATGTTCCGCAAGGCCGACCTCGTGCTGCTCACCAAGGTCGACCTGCTGCCGCACCTGCCGGGGTTCCGGCTCGATGCGCTCGAGGACGCCCTGGCCCGCACCATGCCGCAGGTGCGAATGATCCGCCTGTCGGCGGTGAGCGGCGAGGGGCTGCCGGAGTGGATCGCCTGGCTCGAAGCACGCCGGGCCGCGCTGCCGCCGCCGACCGGTCGCGCGCATCGCCACGACGCGTCGCACGGCACCGCTCACGAGCACTCCTCGCACGACTGA
- a CDS encoding sulfite exporter TauE/SafE family protein gives MSNELLLLMATAASIGVVHTLLGPDHYVPFIVLAKARGWSLARTAGITVLCGLGHVLSSVVLGMAGIALGLAVHRLEAVESTRGEIAGWALIALGAVYTAWGIKKAFSGGHGHVHLGSGHASVHALTHAHEHGGKAEAEAARRAPVTPWALFIVFVLGPCEPLIPILMYPAAAQSAFGMVAVTVVFAATTLAAMLAVTLAGVKGLALLPVHHLERFAHALAGAAILACGVAIKFLGL, from the coding sequence ATGTCCAACGAGCTGCTCCTCCTCATGGCCACCGCCGCGTCGATCGGCGTGGTGCACACGCTCCTCGGCCCGGACCACTACGTTCCGTTCATCGTTCTCGCCAAGGCACGGGGCTGGTCGCTCGCTCGCACCGCGGGCATCACCGTGCTCTGCGGGCTCGGGCACGTGCTCTCGTCCGTCGTCCTCGGCATGGCCGGTATCGCGCTCGGTCTCGCCGTCCACCGGCTCGAGGCGGTGGAATCGACCCGCGGCGAAATCGCCGGCTGGGCGTTGATCGCCCTCGGCGCCGTCTACACCGCCTGGGGGATCAAGAAGGCCTTCTCCGGCGGCCACGGGCACGTCCATCTCGGCAGCGGCCACGCTTCGGTCCACGCGCTGACCCATGCCCACGAGCACGGCGGCAAGGCGGAGGCCGAGGCGGCCCGTCGTGCCCCGGTGACGCCGTGGGCGCTGTTCATCGTCTTCGTCCTGGGGCCCTGCGAGCCGCTGATTCCGATCCTCATGTACCCGGCGGCGGCGCAGAGCGCCTTCGGCATGGTCGCTGTCACCGTCGTCTTCGCGGCGACGACGCTCGCGGCGATGCTCGCCGTCACCCTCGCCGGCGTGAAGGGGCTCGCGCTGCTGCCGGTCCACCACCTCGAGCGTTTCGCCCATGCCCTCGCCGGCGCGGCGATCCTCGCTTGCGGCGTGGCGATCAAGTTTCTCGGGCTCTGA